The Micrococcales bacterium sequence GTATACTAATGCCATGATTGAAGCTGTGACGATTCTTGAACAGCTCCGCGAGGTGGCCATGGACCAGCATGGACTAATCACCTCCGAACAAGCGGCAAGACAAGGGATTGCCCGGCAAGAGCTTGTGAAACTGGCTGCTCGGGGACGCTTGGAACGGCTGAAACGAGGCGTCTACCTGGTTCCCCAAACCCCTGGTGGCCGCTATCAAAACTGGGCGTTGGCCGTGCTGTGGACCGGAGCGCAAGAGGCTTGCCTAAGCCACGAAACGGCACTTGCGGCTTGGGACATTACCGACATCAACCCGGATCAAATCCATATCTTGGTAGGCAAGAACCGGCGGTTGCGACGCGCGGGCGGAGAGCGCTACATCATCCACCGTCAAGACCTGGTTGCTTCGCAGCGCGCCTGGTTTGAACAGATTC is a genomic window containing:
- a CDS encoding type IV toxin-antitoxin system AbiEi family antitoxin domain-containing protein, producing MIEAVTILEQLREVAMDQHGLITSEQAARQGIARQELVKLAARGRLERLKRGVYLVPQTPGGRYQNWALAVLWTGAQEACLSHETALAAWDITDINPDQIHILVGKNRRLRRAGGERYIIHRQDLVASQRAWFEQIPITDVPTTVEQCIDWGTPTYLVKQALERTTGTSLLLPKDHERLTQKLEERGNDL